A genomic window from Miscanthus floridulus cultivar M001 unplaced genomic scaffold, ASM1932011v1 os_2235_1_2, whole genome shotgun sequence includes:
- the LOC136534740 gene encoding aspartic proteinase nepenthesin-1-like — protein MHWLSVLRLRSKGAMQVLTLLLILLASLCCSSAAPPSGYRSTLTHIDSHGVITKAELMSRAAHRSRHRASTMLPRYSTMSTSSNAGPARLRSGQAEYLMELAIGTPPVPFVALADTGSDLTWTQCKPCKLCFPQDTAIYDTAASSSFSAVPCSSATCLPIWSRNCTASSPCRYRYAYGDGAYSAGVLGTETLTFGSSPGAPGVSVGGIAFGCGIDNGGLSYNSTGTVGLGRGSLSLVAQLGVGKFSYCLTDFFNTSLGSPVLFGSHAELTPIGSAAVKSTPLLQSPFSPSRYYVSLEGISFGDARLPIPNGTFDLRADGSGGMIVDSGTIFTKLVEPGFRVVVDHVAGVLGQPVVNASSLDSPCFPAPAGEPELPAMPNMVLHFAGGADMRLHRDNYMYFDPESSSFCLSIAGSSSGSSSVLGNFQQQNIQMLFDITVGQLSFVPTDCSKL, from the coding sequence ATGCATTGGTTATCAGTGCTCAGGCTCAGATCCAAGGGTGCAATGCAAGTCCTAACATTACTCTTAATATTACTAGCCTCACTGTGCTGTTCGTCGGCGGCACCACCGTCCGGCTACCGCTCCACGCTCACCCATATTGACTCCCATGGCGTCATCACCAAGGCAGAACTCATGAGCCGAGCTGCACACAGAAGCCGGCACCGAGCGTCCACGATGCTACCGCGTTATTCCACAATGTCTACCAGCTCGAACGCTGGCCCCGCCAGGCTCCGCTCCGGCCAGGCCGAGTACCTCATGGAGCTCGCCATCGGGACGCCGCCGGTGCCGTTCGTCGCCCTCGCCGACACCGGCAGCGATCTCACCTGGACGCAGTGCAAGCCGTGCAAGCTCTGCTTCCCGCAGGACACGGCCATCTACGACACCGCCGCCTCGTCAAGCTTCTCCGCCGTGCCGTGCTCCAGCGCCACGTGCCTGCCCATCTGGAGCCGCAACTGCACGGCTAGCTCACCCTGCAGGTACCGATACGCCTACGGCGACGGCGCATACTCCGCCGGTGTCCTGGGCACGGAGACGCTCACGTTCGGCTCTAGCCCTGGTGCGCCTGGAGTCTCCGTCGGCGGCATCGCGTTTGGTTGTGGCATCGACAATGGCGGCCTCTCGTACAACTCCACCGGCACCGTCGGCCTGGGCCGCGGGAGCCTGTCCCTGGTGGCGCAGCTTGGGGTCGGCAAGTTCTCCTACTGCCTCACCGACTTCTTCAACACCAGTCTAGGCAGCCCAGTGTTGTTCGGCTCCCATGCCGAGCTGACACCCattggcagcgccgccgtgaagTCGACGCCGCTCCTGCAGAGCCCGTTCAGCCCGTCGAGGTACTACGTCTCCCTCGAGGGCATATCGTTCGGCGACGCACGCTTGCCGATCCCGAACGGCACCTTCGACCTGCGCGCCGACGGCTCCGGGGGCATGATCGTGGATTCCGGCACCATCTTCACGAAACTCGTGGAACCTGGTTTCAGGGTGGTGGTCGACCACGTGGCCGGCGTGCTCGGCCAGCCGGTGGTGAACGCCTCCAGCCTGGACAGCCCATGCTTTCCGGCTCCGGCCGGTGAACCGGAGCTCCCGGCCATGCCGAACATGGTGCTGCACTTCGCCGGAGGTGCAGATATGAGGCTGCATAGGGACAACTACATGTACTTTGACCCGGAATCGTCGTCGTTCTGCTTGAGCATTGCAGGGTCCTCGTCGGGTTCTTCTTCCGTTCTGGGCAATTTCCAGCAGCAGAATATACAGATGCTGTTTGACATCACCGTAGGGCAGTTGTCATTCGTGCCCACCGACTGTAGTAAGCTCTGA
- the LOC136534742 gene encoding ATP-citrate synthase alpha chain protein 3-like — protein sequence MKLVVKPDMLFGKRGKSGLVALNLDLAQVRQFVKERLGVEVEMGGCKAPITTFIVEPFVPHDQEYYLSIVSERLGNTISFSECGGIEIEENWGKVKTIFLPTEKQMTPDACAPLIATLPLEVRTKIGDFIRGVFSVFQDLDFSFLEMNPFTLVNGEPYPLDMRGELDDSAAFKNFNKYDSRF from the exons ATGAAGTTGGTTGTGAAACCTGACATGCTCTTTGGGAAACGTGGGAAGAGTGGACTTGTGGCCCTCAACCTAGATCTTGCCCAAGTTCGCCAATTTGTCAAGGAGCGGTTGGGAGTTGAG GTCGAGATGGGTGGCTGCAAAGCTCCAATTACAACCTTCATAGTTGAGCCATTTGTGCCGCATGACCAAGAGTATTACCTTTCGATTGTATCAGAAAGGCTTGGCAACACCATTAGTTTCTCAGAGTGTGGAGGTATTGAGATCGAGGAGAACTGGGGCAAGGTTAAGACTATCTTTCTTCCCACAGAGAAGCAAATGACACCTGACGCATGTGCTCCATTGATCGCCACCCTGCCATTGGAG GTCCGCACAAAAATAGGTGATTTCATTAGAGGTGTATTTTCTGTTTTCCAAG ACTTGGATTTCTCATTTCTTGAGATGAACCCATTTACCTTGGTAAATGGTGAACCGTATCCTCTGGATATGAGAGGAGAACTAGATGACTCAGCTGCTTTCAAGAACTTTAATAAGTATGATTCACGCTTTTGA